A single genomic interval of Chloroflexota bacterium harbors:
- a CDS encoding 3-methyl-2-oxobutanoate dehydrogenase subunit beta, which yields MSYKIPEDELMLPGHVACPGCAAPQAMRLVLKALGKNTVLIIPASCWSIIAGPYPYSAVDVPLLHTAFETGGAVAAGVKAGLEMMGLPDTTVLTFAGDGGTFDIGFQSLSGAVERNEDFLYVCYDNEAYMNTGIQRSSATPWGAWTTTTPVRHPKDQPKKDIVAIMAAHRIPYTATATVGYPEDLVRKVEKAKGIRGSKFLHVLAPCPSGWKSEPAQTVYISRLAVRSRVFPLYEVEQGERWNITVWPDRPIPVRDYLRTQGRFQHLTDKDIQYIQEYVDAAWEELVAKTEHSLHETR from the coding sequence ATGAGTTACAAAATACCAGAGGACGAACTAATGCTACCTGGCCACGTGGCCTGCCCAGGTTGCGCAGCACCCCAAGCGATGCGCCTTGTACTGAAAGCACTCGGCAAAAACACCGTGCTCATTATCCCCGCCTCGTGTTGGTCCATCATCGCCGGTCCATACCCATACTCAGCAGTGGATGTGCCGCTACTGCACACTGCCTTCGAAACAGGCGGCGCGGTGGCAGCAGGGGTAAAAGCGGGGCTGGAGATGATGGGGTTGCCCGATACCACCGTGCTGACTTTCGCTGGCGATGGTGGGACGTTTGATATCGGCTTCCAGTCGTTGTCCGGGGCGGTGGAGCGGAACGAGGATTTCCTCTACGTTTGTTATGATAACGAGGCCTACATGAACACGGGCATTCAGCGCAGTTCCGCAACCCCTTGGGGGGCTTGGACGACCACAACGCCGGTGCGTCATCCCAAAGACCAGCCCAAAAAAGACATCGTAGCCATCATGGCCGCGCATCGCATTCCTTATACGGCTACGGCGACAGTGGGCTATCCTGAGGATCTGGTGCGCAAAGTAGAAAAGGCCAAGGGTATCCGCGGGTCGAAGTTTCTGCATGTGCTGGCGCCATGCCCGTCGGGATGGAAGAGTGAGCCGGCTCAAACGGTGTACATCTCGCGGTTGGCTGTACGGAGCAGGGTATTTCCGCTCTACGAAGTGGAGCAGGGCGAACGATGGAATATCACTGTCTGGCCTGACCGGCCTATTCCAGTGCGCGACTATTTGCGCACGCAAGGCCGCTTTCAGCACCTCACGGATAAGGATATCCAATACATTCAGGAATACGTAGATGCAGCGTGGGAGGAGTTGGTTGCCAAGACCGAACACAGTCTCCATGAGACTCGGTGA
- the uvrC gene encoding excinuclease ABC subunit UvrC has product MPSQSVLEQLKSLPSKPGVYLMRDAAGEIIYVGKALNLRNRVRSYFHAQGASITSPKLHQLASQIAQIDFIVTSSEVEALILECNLIKKHRPRFNVRLKDDKRYPYIKITLQEDYPRLIITRRMLDDGSRYFGPYTSVKAVHQTLDVLRRIFPYLTCKREITGRDKRACLYYHIGRCAGPCIGAISKEDYQALVEQICLFLEGKQERIVAELRDRMRKAADDLQYEAAARLRDQIQAIEKVMERQKVVSSTGEDQDVIALARDDREACVQVLIIRQGKLIGSEYFIMTGTQDEETQEIITAFVKQFYDEAAYVPKEILLQSEVDGAPIIRSWLQSKRGNQVILRVPKRGADKELVQMAAENAAETLAHLKAQWEADQNRHVAALNDLQEHLRLPIPPARIECYDISNIQGALATGSMVVFVKGVARKSDYRRFRIKTVPGANDYAMLQEVLRRRFRRALQMREEIGPAKDAAWAALPDLIIVDGGLGQANAAHDVMTELGLDQVPVVGLAKQNEELFLPAQSKPILLPRGSDALHLVQRIRDEAHRFAIGYHRQLRRKSAVASALEEIPCIGPKRRRALLKRFGSLEAIREASVEELASVEGMSREAAERVKELL; this is encoded by the coding sequence ATGCCTAGTCAAAGTGTTTTGGAGCAACTGAAATCACTACCCAGCAAGCCCGGCGTCTATCTTATGAGAGACGCGGCAGGTGAAATCATCTACGTGGGCAAGGCACTGAACCTACGTAACCGGGTGCGTTCATACTTCCACGCCCAGGGTGCTTCTATCACATCGCCGAAGCTGCACCAACTTGCCTCACAGATTGCACAAATCGACTTCATCGTCACGAGTTCTGAGGTAGAAGCACTTATTCTGGAATGCAACTTGATCAAGAAACATCGCCCCAGGTTTAATGTACGACTGAAGGATGACAAACGCTACCCGTATATTAAAATCACGCTGCAGGAAGACTACCCACGCCTGATTATCACAAGGCGGATGTTGGATGATGGATCGCGCTACTTTGGACCCTACACCTCCGTGAAGGCTGTCCATCAGACGTTAGATGTGTTGCGACGGATATTCCCCTACCTTACTTGTAAGCGCGAGATCACGGGCCGTGATAAGCGCGCTTGCCTATACTACCACATCGGGCGATGTGCCGGCCCTTGCATCGGGGCCATTTCCAAAGAGGATTATCAAGCACTGGTAGAACAAATCTGCCTTTTCCTGGAAGGCAAACAGGAGCGCATCGTGGCCGAACTGCGAGACCGAATGAGGAAAGCAGCCGATGATTTGCAATACGAGGCCGCGGCACGGCTCCGAGACCAGATCCAGGCCATCGAGAAGGTGATGGAGCGGCAGAAGGTGGTGAGCAGCACGGGTGAGGATCAGGATGTAATCGCTTTAGCCCGCGATGACCGGGAGGCCTGCGTACAGGTCCTCATCATACGACAGGGAAAACTCATTGGCAGCGAATACTTTATTATGACCGGCACCCAGGATGAGGAGACACAGGAGATCATCACCGCTTTCGTCAAGCAATTCTACGATGAGGCAGCCTATGTGCCGAAGGAAATCCTGCTCCAGAGCGAAGTGGACGGGGCGCCCATCATCCGTTCGTGGCTACAGTCCAAGCGCGGGAACCAAGTGATCCTGCGCGTGCCCAAGAGGGGTGCAGACAAAGAACTGGTACAGATGGCAGCCGAAAATGCTGCAGAGACGCTCGCTCACCTGAAAGCACAATGGGAAGCCGATCAGAACCGTCACGTCGCAGCGCTGAATGATTTGCAGGAGCATCTCAGGTTACCTATACCACCAGCGCGAATCGAGTGCTATGATATCTCGAATATTCAGGGCGCTCTCGCAACAGGAAGCATGGTGGTCTTTGTCAAAGGCGTAGCGCGAAAAAGCGATTACCGTCGTTTCCGTATCAAAACGGTACCAGGAGCGAACGACTACGCTATGCTCCAGGAGGTGCTGCGACGGCGATTCAGACGGGCACTGCAAATGCGGGAGGAGATCGGTCCGGCGAAAGATGCGGCCTGGGCCGCATTGCCGGATTTGATCATCGTGGATGGGGGGCTCGGACAAGCCAATGCCGCGCATGATGTTATGACAGAGTTAGGACTGGATCAAGTCCCCGTAGTAGGCCTGGCCAAGCAGAACGAGGAACTATTCCTGCCCGCCCAATCAAAGCCGATCCTATTGCCGCGGGGATCGGATGCGCTGCATCTGGTGCAACGTATCCGTGATGAGGCACACCGTTTTGCCATTGGGTACCACCGCCAGTTACGTCGCAAGAGCGCTGTGGCGTCGGCATTGGAGGAGATTCCGTGCATTGGTCCAAAGCGACGGCGGGCTTTGCTTAAGCGATTCGGCTCGCTGGAAGCCATTCGTGAGGCTTCGGTGGAAGAACTAGCGTCAGTGGAGGGGATGAGCCGGGAGGCGGCGGAGAGGGTGAAAGAGTTGCTATAA
- the porA gene encoding pyruvate ferredoxin oxidoreductase: MEKVIMGNHAVSVGVQLSRAQVISAYPITPQTQIVEMLSEMCANGELDAKFIKVESEHSAMAAVIGASSTGARAFTATSSQGLALMHELLHWASAARLPIVMANVNRAMGPGWSIWTEQTDSLAQRDTGWLQIYCENNQEVLDSVIQAFKISETVLLPTMIVLDAFVLSHTSERVDIPDQAEVDAFLPPRVAKWKLDPKEPHAFNALVTPAHYMELRYKIQKSHEQAIEVARQVDTDFGKAFGRSYGLVEKYKMEDAEIVLVASSTIASTARIVIDEMRAKGQRVGLLKMRYFRPFPFADVRKALGGVKKVAVIDRDISFGHGGIWASEIKAALYGANGQPPLFGFIIGLGGRDVRPEHIHEIAMYVMEHDRPPEDPIIWRGVKV, from the coding sequence ATGGAAAAGGTGATTATGGGCAACCACGCCGTGTCCGTTGGCGTGCAACTCTCCCGCGCCCAGGTCATTTCCGCCTACCCCATCACGCCGCAGACACAGATTGTGGAGATGCTCTCGGAGATGTGCGCAAATGGCGAACTAGATGCCAAGTTCATCAAGGTAGAATCCGAGCATTCGGCTATGGCTGCGGTCATCGGCGCATCATCTACCGGGGCGCGGGCATTCACTGCTACGTCGTCGCAGGGTCTGGCGCTGATGCACGAACTGTTGCACTGGGCCTCCGCAGCGCGGTTGCCCATTGTGATGGCCAACGTCAACCGGGCGATGGGTCCCGGTTGGTCCATCTGGACGGAACAGACCGATAGCCTGGCTCAACGCGATACGGGCTGGCTCCAGATCTATTGTGAGAACAACCAAGAAGTGTTAGACTCTGTCATCCAGGCGTTCAAGATATCCGAGACCGTGCTTTTGCCCACCATGATCGTGCTGGATGCCTTTGTGCTTTCACACACTTCTGAGCGCGTAGATATCCCTGACCAAGCGGAGGTGGATGCTTTCCTGCCGCCACGAGTGGCGAAATGGAAACTGGACCCTAAGGAACCCCACGCTTTCAACGCATTGGTGACGCCGGCACATTACATGGAGTTGCGATATAAGATCCAGAAATCCCACGAACAGGCGATTGAGGTGGCGCGACAGGTGGACACCGATTTCGGGAAGGCGTTCGGGCGGAGTTATGGGTTGGTGGAAAAATACAAAATGGAAGATGCGGAGATCGTGTTGGTGGCCTCCAGCACGATCGCCAGCACCGCTCGCATTGTGATTGACGAAATGCGAGCCAAAGGACAGAGAGTAGGACTGCTCAAGATGCGCTACTTCCGGCCTTTTCCTTTTGCTGACGTCCGCAAGGCGTTGGGCGGGGTGAAAAAGGTAGCGGTAATAGACCGCGATATTTCGTTCGGACACGGTGGTATTTGGGCTTCTGAGATCAAGGCAGCGCTGTATGGAGCGAATGGCCAGCCACCGCTTTTCGGCTTCATCATCGGTCTGGGTGGACGCGACGTGAGACCCGAACATATTCATGAGATCGCTATGTACGTGATGGAACATGACCGCCCACCCGAAGACCCAATTATCTGGCGGGGGGTTAAAGTATGA
- a CDS encoding MBL fold metallo-hydrolase, whose amino-acid sequence MPRPNTVSMRLGDVELHVVSDGIFRSDGGGHFGLVPRVLWEKIIPPDDLNRIPVAMNCLLIISHGVRILVDTGYGHKLTEKQRAIHALERPEGDVVAALGRLGLHPHDIDIVINTHLHADHCSGNTKWASAGSDNIRPVNESPQGEDRGCVEAIPTFPRAQYCVQRLEWADACFPNERTRGTYFAENFRPLEATGQLRLLNGDTYITPEVRCIVTRGHTRAHQSVVIESKGQTAIYLGDAAPTAVSLERLAWIAAFDVEPLESLETKRGLREWALQKDVVLFFEHDVRVPVGRLQREGEEYRVVCLL is encoded by the coding sequence TTGCCAAGACCGAACACAGTCTCCATGAGACTCGGTGACGTCGAACTGCACGTTGTAAGCGATGGGATTTTCCGCAGCGATGGTGGCGGCCATTTCGGCTTAGTGCCCAGGGTACTATGGGAGAAGATTATTCCTCCTGATGATCTTAACCGTATCCCGGTGGCGATGAATTGCTTACTCATCATATCGCACGGAGTGCGCATCTTAGTGGATACCGGCTACGGTCACAAACTTACTGAGAAACAGAGGGCCATTCACGCTTTGGAGCGGCCCGAAGGCGATGTAGTGGCAGCACTAGGACGATTGGGCTTGCACCCCCACGACATTGACATCGTGATTAACACCCACTTGCATGCCGATCATTGCAGTGGGAATACCAAGTGGGCCTCCGCTGGCAGCGACAACATTCGCCCCGTTAACGAGTCTCCTCAAGGTGAGGACAGAGGCTGCGTTGAGGCTATCCCCACTTTCCCCCGAGCCCAATATTGTGTGCAGCGGTTGGAGTGGGCTGATGCCTGCTTCCCGAACGAACGCACGCGAGGGACCTACTTCGCTGAGAACTTCCGCCCCTTAGAAGCCACGGGCCAGTTACGTCTCCTCAACGGCGACACGTACATCACGCCGGAGGTACGCTGCATTGTCACACGAGGGCACACTCGCGCACATCAGAGCGTGGTCATCGAATCAAAAGGCCAGACAGCCATCTACCTGGGAGATGCTGCACCAACGGCAGTGAGCCTGGAGAGGCTGGCGTGGATCGCCGCTTTCGATGTGGAACCGCTTGAGTCGTTGGAGACCAAACGTGGGTTGCGCGAGTGGGCGCTGCAGAAGGATGTGGTGCTATTCTTCGAGCACGATGTGCGAGTGCCTGTAGGGCGTCTCCAACGAGAGGGAGAGGAGTACCGGGTCGTGTGCTTGCTATGA
- a CDS encoding DUF1957 domain-containing protein: MRKGAFTFVLHTHLPYVRKAGRWPHGEEMIHEAMAETYIPLLNALYDLKQEGHNPHCTLGLTPILLEQISDPDVLKHFELYLEERLSLVHNDIWRHQEAGDAHLLYLAQFYRDWYNEILQSFRQRYHRDLVGAFRDLQDEGNLDIITCAATHGYLPLMSRDSTIYGQLKIGIQSYYRHFGRAPRGIWLPECGYRPAYLENQHYKPGLEEFLADLNLGYFFTDTHVIRGGRMVGKVVGDAIGPYGAIPKRVLVVREDERPEATDRTTMRPYYVHSAKVAVFGRDERTGLQVWSAAHGYPGDYIYREFHRKDAHSGLRYWKITGDGVDLGAKEYYDPYQAFHKVHEHADHFVSLVRDEVNAYHAETGGFGIVVSAYDTELFGHWWFEGVAWLKEVLRRLDKDEDVLLTTAGDYLEEHEPVEVITLPESSWGNGGGHWTWLNPDTEWMWPLIHHAERKMEELVARYPDASEVMKEVLNQAARELVLLQSSDWPFLVTTGQAKEYANGRFQQHLARFNHLASVAERGTITEEDRKILDSVADLDNPFPDIDYRVFAKRESSP; the protein is encoded by the coding sequence GTGAGAAAGGGTGCCTTTACTTTTGTGTTGCACACCCACTTGCCCTATGTACGTAAGGCTGGCCGATGGCCTCATGGCGAGGAGATGATCCATGAGGCTATGGCAGAGACTTACATCCCTTTGCTGAACGCTTTGTACGACCTCAAGCAGGAAGGTCACAACCCCCATTGCACTCTCGGCTTGACCCCCATCTTGCTCGAGCAAATCTCCGATCCCGACGTACTAAAACACTTCGAACTCTACTTGGAAGAGCGACTCTCGCTAGTACACAATGATATCTGGCGGCATCAAGAGGCCGGGGATGCTCACCTGCTTTATCTAGCCCAATTCTACCGCGACTGGTATAACGAGATCCTCCAATCCTTCCGTCAACGCTATCACCGGGATCTAGTAGGCGCGTTCCGCGACCTCCAGGACGAAGGCAACCTGGACATCATCACTTGCGCAGCCACGCATGGCTATCTACCGCTTATGTCCCGAGACTCCACCATCTACGGCCAACTGAAGATCGGCATCCAGAGCTATTACCGGCACTTTGGCCGTGCCCCCCGCGGTATCTGGTTGCCTGAGTGCGGCTACCGCCCCGCCTATCTGGAAAACCAGCATTATAAACCGGGCCTGGAGGAGTTTTTAGCCGATCTAAATCTGGGCTACTTTTTCACTGACACCCACGTCATTCGTGGTGGACGCATGGTAGGCAAAGTGGTGGGCGATGCTATTGGGCCTTACGGGGCCATTCCCAAGCGCGTGCTTGTGGTACGCGAAGACGAACGTCCCGAGGCCACAGACCGTACCACCATGCGGCCTTACTACGTACACTCAGCCAAGGTGGCTGTCTTCGGGCGAGATGAGCGCACCGGCTTGCAGGTCTGGTCCGCTGCTCACGGCTACCCGGGCGATTATATTTACCGTGAATTCCATCGCAAGGACGCCCACTCTGGCCTGCGATACTGGAAGATCACTGGCGATGGGGTGGACTTGGGCGCGAAAGAGTACTATGACCCCTATCAGGCTTTCCACAAAGTTCATGAGCATGCTGACCATTTCGTCAGCCTCGTCCGCGACGAAGTGAATGCTTATCATGCCGAGACGGGTGGTTTTGGCATCGTGGTCTCGGCCTATGACACCGAACTGTTCGGCCACTGGTGGTTCGAAGGGGTGGCTTGGCTGAAAGAGGTGTTGCGCCGGCTGGACAAGGATGAGGATGTCTTGCTCACCACAGCGGGGGATTATCTGGAGGAGCATGAACCGGTGGAGGTCATTACACTACCGGAAAGTTCCTGGGGCAACGGTGGAGGGCACTGGACTTGGCTAAATCCGGACACAGAATGGATGTGGCCGTTGATTCACCATGCCGAGCGCAAGATGGAAGAACTGGTGGCCCGCTACCCAGATGCATCTGAAGTCATGAAAGAGGTGTTAAACCAAGCGGCGCGGGAACTTGTCCTCCTCCAGAGCAGTGACTGGCCCTTCCTTGTGACCACCGGCCAGGCGAAGGAGTACGCTAATGGGCGCTTTCAGCAACACCTGGCGCGCTTTAACCACTTGGCTTCTGTGGCTGAACGAGGTACTATCACAGAAGAGGATCGGAAAATCCTCGACTCCGTGGCTGATCTAGATAATCCTTTCCCAGATATTGACTACCGTGTGTTTGCGAAGAGGGAATCTAGTCCGTAG
- a CDS encoding extracellular solute-binding protein — MRKWISVTVILLVLLGMVLSCAPAATPTPVPPTKPPEVKATPTTPPPAKVKIVFWEQEGDDVDVFIDELVADFMSQNPDIEVERTHYGNEELRDQFQTAALAGAGPELARCPNDFAGPFSALGIVADVRAIFDQAFLDTFFEGALGPAVVAGTLWGVPDNYGNHLMLLYNKDIVTEPPKTTDELISMAKALTDEAAGVYGFAYNLNEPFWLAPWIGGFGGWPLDDLDNCSLGSDAVVKALQFVHDLKFVEKVVPQECDYNTMDTLFKEGKAAMIINGDWSLGGYTEAGVNFGTAPIPQVSASGLWPSPMTSGKYWMFNKAILGDAAKLAAAKKFVEYMTSEAVQTQWLERFKRLPSNKVVAENPLISQDPILAGSMAQLSKGKGMPAAPQMRCAWDSMRPNLEAVMADTMTPADAAASMQRECDACVREAGLAPLLKIKVGQVTDMGGIDDKSFNATAWQGVQMAMEQLGAEGKYLESQVQADYAKNIQQFLDEKLDLIVTVGFLLGVDTAKAAIANPDQKFAIVDYAYPDCWPGAVPGKDCGSDKELPNVLGLTFSTDEAAFLAGYLAAGMTKTGKVGTFGGIKIPTVTIFMKGFEAGVKYYNQKHGTSVEVLGWDTAKDEGLFTGNFESTDDGRRFAESLMDEGADIIMPVAGPVGLGSAAACKERGTMLIGVDTDWYISAPEFKEVYLTSVVKNMHVAVFEACKAVALGNFKGGVYVGTLKNNGVGIAPFHEFDAKVPDSLKAELEEIKAALIDGTITVNGVLGL; from the coding sequence ATGCGTAAGTGGATTAGCGTAACAGTGATTTTGCTTGTGTTGCTTGGCATGGTGCTCTCTTGTGCCCCTGCAGCAACACCTACTCCGGTACCGCCAACCAAGCCACCGGAGGTGAAAGCAACACCGACCACCCCGCCCCCAGCCAAAGTGAAGATCGTCTTCTGGGAGCAGGAAGGCGATGATGTGGACGTCTTCATTGACGAGTTGGTGGCGGACTTTATGTCGCAGAACCCCGACATCGAAGTCGAGCGCACCCACTACGGCAACGAGGAACTGCGTGATCAATTTCAGACTGCAGCCCTTGCTGGTGCTGGTCCTGAACTGGCCCGCTGCCCGAATGACTTCGCTGGTCCCTTCAGCGCTCTGGGCATCGTTGCCGATGTACGCGCCATCTTCGACCAGGCTTTCCTGGACACTTTCTTTGAAGGTGCCTTGGGACCTGCGGTGGTGGCCGGGACTTTGTGGGGTGTGCCAGACAACTATGGCAACCATCTGATGCTCCTGTACAACAAAGACATCGTCACAGAGCCACCTAAGACCACCGACGAACTCATTTCCATGGCCAAGGCCCTGACCGATGAGGCCGCCGGCGTGTATGGCTTCGCCTACAACCTGAACGAGCCGTTCTGGCTGGCTCCATGGATAGGCGGTTTTGGTGGCTGGCCATTGGATGACTTGGATAACTGCTCCCTGGGCTCCGATGCGGTGGTGAAAGCCCTTCAGTTCGTCCACGACCTCAAGTTCGTGGAGAAGGTCGTGCCACAGGAATGCGACTACAATACCATGGATACCCTCTTCAAAGAGGGCAAGGCAGCCATGATCATCAATGGCGACTGGTCGCTGGGTGGCTACACAGAAGCAGGCGTGAACTTTGGCACCGCACCTATTCCGCAGGTGAGTGCCAGTGGTCTGTGGCCATCACCCATGACCTCGGGCAAGTACTGGATGTTCAACAAGGCCATCCTGGGGGATGCTGCCAAACTGGCCGCGGCCAAGAAGTTCGTCGAGTATATGACTTCCGAGGCCGTGCAGACCCAGTGGCTCGAGCGCTTCAAGAGACTGCCCTCCAATAAGGTGGTGGCTGAGAACCCGCTGATCTCTCAGGATCCTATCCTGGCCGGCTCCATGGCCCAGTTGTCTAAGGGTAAGGGTATGCCTGCTGCACCGCAGATGCGTTGCGCTTGGGACTCAATGCGCCCGAATCTGGAGGCAGTGATGGCCGACACCATGACCCCGGCAGATGCTGCCGCCTCTATGCAGCGAGAGTGTGATGCTTGCGTGCGCGAGGCAGGGCTGGCTCCGCTCTTGAAGATCAAGGTGGGCCAGGTGACGGACATGGGTGGCATTGACGACAAATCCTTCAACGCCACGGCCTGGCAGGGCGTCCAGATGGCGATGGAGCAACTGGGTGCCGAAGGGAAGTATCTGGAATCCCAAGTTCAGGCAGACTACGCCAAGAACATCCAGCAGTTCCTCGACGAGAAACTTGACCTGATCGTCACGGTGGGTTTCCTCCTCGGGGTGGACACGGCCAAGGCAGCCATTGCCAACCCCGATCAGAAGTTCGCCATCGTGGACTACGCCTATCCTGACTGCTGGCCTGGGGCGGTGCCTGGCAAGGACTGTGGCTCTGACAAGGAACTGCCGAACGTCCTGGGTCTGACCTTCTCTACCGATGAGGCGGCCTTCCTGGCTGGGTACCTGGCGGCTGGCATGACCAAGACCGGTAAGGTGGGCACCTTCGGTGGCATCAAGATCCCGACGGTGACTATCTTCATGAAGGGCTTCGAGGCTGGGGTCAAATACTACAACCAGAAGCATGGGACCAGTGTGGAAGTGCTGGGTTGGGATACGGCCAAGGACGAGGGGCTCTTCACCGGCAACTTTGAGTCCACGGATGATGGACGGCGCTTCGCTGAGTCTTTGATGGACGAGGGTGCTGACATCATCATGCCAGTGGCAGGTCCTGTGGGCCTTGGTTCGGCGGCAGCGTGCAAGGAGCGGGGCACGATGCTCATCGGCGTGGACACCGACTGGTACATCAGTGCGCCGGAGTTCAAAGAGGTCTACCTGACCAGCGTTGTGAAGAACATGCATGTGGCCGTGTTCGAGGCCTGCAAGGCGGTTGCGCTGGGCAACTTCAAGGGTGGGGTGTATGTGGGCACCCTGAAGAACAACGGCGTGGGCATCGCACCGTTCCATGAATTCGACGCCAAGGTACCTGATTCCCTCAAGGCAGAACTAGAGGAGATCAAGGCGGCCCTCATTGATGGCACCATCACTGTGAACGGTGTGCTGGGGCTGTAG